The genomic DNA TTAAACTTCTGGGATATTTTTTTTCTTCACTCAGTGTCATATTCAAACTCCTTTTGTAGGTATAACGTCTCAACATCTTTAAGGAGTTCTTGCAAACGTTGGATAGCCAAAATTATTTGATCCTGACCCTCTCGGGTTATTTTTACTGAATCCATTGAATTCCCCTCTATTTTGAGAACTCTCTTTCCTTAAAGTCCTTTAACGTTTTCTCTATTTGTATATTTTTTAGCTTTTATGATAACCTATCTATATTCCATATCGCGGAACGTGAATTTATTTCTTGGAGAAAAATGCCTGAGAAGAAAGACCCATATCGAAGTTACGGGCAAAAACTAATAAGTTTGTTTGCGAAATTACTTTTCTCTCAAGAGAAGTATTCACTCATCGAATTGGCTAAGTTGCTTGATTGTTCAAAACAGACAGTTATGCGTCTTATAAGCGATATACAGATGTCCTATGGTGTTGAGATTGAGGAAACGACAGAAGACCGACGAAAATATTATAAGCTGAAACAACTAAAGGGATCTAAACCATTACTTCCTCTTACGTCCGGTGAGATTTGGTCGCTCCAAATGTGTAAACATTTCACAGAGCATTTGTTGGGAACGGACCTGTTTGAAGAAACATCAAATGCAATTGAAAAAAGCAGTTTGTTGTCGGGGCAAAAAGCATTATCCAATAAACAATTCGCTTCCTATCATCCTGGTAGTGTTGACTATACACCTTTCGGAAAACTTCTCAGAACCATAGCTAGAGCGCTGGATGAGAGAAAAATATGTAAAATTATCTACCAGCCGATACTTAGCAAAAATGAGAAATCTTATTCTGTCGCCCCGCTCAAATTGTTCTCCCACAACGACACGATTTATCTCCATGGGCGAAAGACTAAAAATGATAAGGAAGATATCCCATTAATTGACAGTAGCCGTTTGTTTGTTGTACACCGAATGAAAGATGTTCAACTGACTGAGGAAGAGTTTAGCTCTCCAGAGAATTATAATTTTGAGGAATTTCTCAATCAAACCTTTGGAATTATAAAAGAGGAAGAGTCGTTCGAAGTTACAATTGAATTCTCAGATTTTGCTGCCGCTTATGTCTCAGAACGAACATGGAGCCCAAATCAAGAAATCACTTGGCTTGATCATAATAGAATGCAATTAACTTGTATGGTTTCTTCTGAGCCTGAGGTGATTGGCTGGATTTTATCTTGGGGGGAAAAAGCGAAGCTATTGGAACCAGATTGGTTGGTTGAGGAGCTTGAGAATAAAATCAAGAATATGGGGAATCGATACCTGCGATAAAAATCAAAAAGGAGTTTGAATATGACACTGAGTGAAGAAAAAAAATATCCCAGAAGTTTAATGGAAATAGATTGGGCAGATCTTCCCGTACGAGTCTCAAATATACTTCTCCGTAAAGCTGCTGGTTATTGGGGTATGAAAGAAAATAATCAAACAAAGTTTGACGGCTTTAATGAGGCAAATGTAGTTGCTGCCATAGGCCAGCATTTAGAATCTTCGGGGGTTGATGTTTTTTATGAGGCTGAATATGTGGGGGGAGGTGACAACAAGTGCGATATTTATGCAGAATCGTGGAGAGATGAGAAAGGAATTTATATTGAAGTAAAACTATTGTGGGAAGGAAATGAAGCGCGCCTAAATTTCAAAAATCCTGAAAAGGATTTATTTTTGAAAGATATTAGAAAATTAAAAAGTATTCCACATCACGATGTAATATGCCTTTTTGTTGTGGCTATTCACTCACCCAAAAATGAAGTAGGGGCTATAAATAGTTTTCTTGATAAATTTGTTGGTCACGCCTCAAAAGAGGCTAATACTAAACCAACATGGAGTTACGTTAACCTGGGCGATGTTGTAGAGTTGAGCAATGACAACTTGGCTTACCTTCATGTTTTATGTTGGGAGATTTGACGATAGAAAATTGATGTATAGGGACGAATTAGGGGACAGACCACGTTTATTTTAAATTGGGGTCTGTCCCCTATTACGCTCCAAATCCTTGTAACGCTCTATTGCTTCGTTAAAGGCTGTACTACTGATGGTTACAGGACCTCTTCGATAACGATCAAAGAGAGAAATTCGTTCACCATCTGGAACATGCAGAAGAGTTTCCAGCTTGGCCTTCTGTTCGTCCGTTGGTAAAGATGATAATCGTATCCACAAACGTTTTGCGACTCTCTCACGGATTTCGGAGATCAATCTTGTAAGCGTTGTGACACCGGGCAACAACACTTTTTGCTGGATCAGTCAGGCTGTAGCAAAGTCGAACATCAAGGTTGGTCTTTCGTTGCTGGCCCAAGCTCGAGAGAAAAGCAATCGACTTAAACGGAATGGCCAAGGAGGATTACTAAATTCGTGGTATCCGTACTGTTCCCGTATCAATAGGGCGTGTTCCCACTTGGTATTGTCGCGTTTGGCGTAGCTCTCCAACACCGAAACATTTTTAACTGATAATTGCCGCGCGACAAACATCTGTACGTTTTCAGGTACTAGCGTGACATCTGAAATAAAAGTGCCCAAAAACCGGACAGAAGTTAATTGCAACGCAAAACCAAGTCTATTCTGATTCCCGCGTCGATTGGAGATAGCGGCAAGGTCAGTATCATCAAGGAGAAAGTAGCGAGCCAGCTGCACTTCGTTTGGTTCACCAGCACAGCATATTGTCTGTACCCCGCTTTATGTTCAGCGGTCAAAAAATCTACTGGCATTGCACCCTCCAATGTAAAAAACGCGCAAACAGCAAAGTTGTTATCGTCTACTATGTTATAAATTCGTAGACAGTATAAAAGAACTATAATATATTGTCTATAAAATCGTTTTTACCGAGTTAGTGGACAGTCTTTCTAATAACCGATTTTGGAGACACTTTTCGAATCATGAGACTCTTTGGATATGCTCGAGTGTCAACGAGCCAGCAGTCACTCGATATACAGGTCAAAGCCCTTAAAGCGGAAGGGGTAAAAGGTAACCGCATCTTTACGGACAAGGTTACGGGTAGTCATGTCGACCGGGATGGTCTTCGATTGCTGCGAGTCAAAGTTGAGACAGGCGATGTTATCCTGGTGAAAAAGCTGGATCGTCTTGGTCGCGATACTGCTGATATGATCAACCTGATAAAGGAATTTGATGAAATGGGAGTTGCTATCCGCTTTTTGGACGATAGCATCAGCACTGAAGGTACGATGGGCAAAATGGTGGTTACTATCCTCTCCGCAGTAGCTCAGGCAGAACGACAACGAATTTTAGAAAGGACAAACGAGGGACGCATTGAAGCGAAGGCCAAAGGAGTAAAGTTTGGTAGGAAGCTGACGGTAGACCGAGACAAGGTTTTTGCTTTGCGAAAACAAGGTTTCGGCGCAACAGATATTGCTCGCCAAATGAAAATTGGACGGTCAACCGTTTATAAAATACTACAATAAATTGACACACCAAGGATGAGTTGCTATAATTGGTGTTACCAAACAACACTTATTGTTACCGTATGGAGAAAACTTTATGCCTGCTACTGCTGCT from Desulfobulbaceae bacterium includes the following:
- a CDS encoding WYL domain-containing protein is translated as MPEKKDPYRSYGQKLISLFAKLLFSQEKYSLIELAKLLDCSKQTVMRLISDIQMSYGVEIEETTEDRRKYYKLKQLKGSKPLLPLTSGEIWSLQMCKHFTEHLLGTDLFEETSNAIEKSSLLSGQKALSNKQFASYHPGSVDYTPFGKLLRTIARALDERKICKIIYQPILSKNEKSYSVAPLKLFSHNDTIYLHGRKTKNDKEDIPLIDSSRLFVVHRMKDVQLTEEEFSSPENYNFEEFLNQTFGIIKEEESFEVTIEFSDFAAAYVSERTWSPNQEITWLDHNRMQLTCMVSSEPEVIGWILSWGEKAKLLEPDWLVEELENKIKNMGNRYLR
- a CDS encoding recombinase family protein, which produces MRLFGYARVSTSQQSLDIQVKALKAEGVKGNRIFTDKVTGSHVDRDGLRLLRVKVETGDVILVKKLDRLGRDTADMINLIKEFDEMGVAIRFLDDSISTEGTMGKMVVTILSAVAQAERQRILERTNEGRIEAKAKGVKFGRKLTVDRDKVFALRKQGFGATDIARQMKIGRSTVYKILQ